The Nothobranchius furzeri strain GRZ-AD chromosome 8, NfurGRZ-RIMD1, whole genome shotgun sequence sequence CTAAGTTGCAGTTGTCGTTATTCTTGTCCTTCGTGGAGAACTTTGCACCGGTGATGTTGCTCATGGCATCAGGCAGATCACCGGAAAAGTGGCTGACATGAAGGGCGTAGTCCTCGGAGGGACCTTCAACTGAAAAGTTGTACTCTGCCCAGTGCTTTTCCTCCTTCCAGTCCTCCACATCAATACGCAGGATGTAAGCTTGGTGCTGTGTAAAACTTTGGATTTTTTGTAGGCCCAGCCAGAAGTCCTCTATGTGACAGAAAATCAATATGTTTGAACTCCTCATATATTAAATAGGGACATTGCTTTGAAATCCTTAGAACTGCAGGTGCCAATTTGTTCAGATGAAACTGGAAGTCTTTCTGCCGCCTCAGCCTTAATATCTTACGATTACTATTTTTCATCAAAACCTAGTTTTCCAGAAAACTCTTTTCTAGGTAATGCAAGATAAATGTCATTGTGCCAAATGACACAAACAGATAGAATGCCTAAAAATGTATTGTATATTTTGAGTTAATTCCAGATGACTTATGTTTTAGGTTGGGTTCAACCTCTCCGATGTAAGGATTATACCAAAGCAACAGCACTTAGGTTCTGCATATGTCAAAGTAGAAAGTATGAATGTGAAAATTGTCTATACAAATATTTattaagaataaaaaataagataatACAATCAAATATCATCTCTTAACTACATACTTACTTTCCATAACACCAAAACCCTTTTCATACATTTCCCATGTTTTGTCAAAATCCACGGAACCATCTGTTCTTCGCTGAATGACAGTTGAGCCGGTGCCTGCAAAAAAATACGGAatagtcaagtgtgtgtgtgtgtgtgtgtgtgtgtgtaaattatgTGTTGTTTACACTTCAGGAAAAGCTCTTAAAGCTGCAAtgccaaatctgcaaaacaagctagcttcaaACCTGTTTTCATGCCTCTTGACAATGTTCTTTcataaacataaaaacatttaatgattaagtggttctattgcatttgtctaaaaacctcagccaatgacATGACTCGATGCAGAACCAACGCTTGGACCATCCGATTGTCTGTTTTACCTGAAAAGGGCATTTCAGCATTTACCTAGGTCCTCCACACATTACGCGCTTGTGTATTTAGCAACGGAGCACcattggtgtgagaggttctccactcaataatatcagaggaggagaaacagccggctgctaccatttCAACTTTAGGGCAAACTACCAAAGCCCctgaaagaaaaacaccatttgaagttacaGACAAGAAAAGACAGTTGGACCCAGAAAACTGTGATGGGTGTTCAGCGCTCTCTTGTCCGCTCTGCTAATGCGCGTTCCCATATCAGGCCATGGCCTAGGGATGAAAATCGACGAGAGGTGGGAGTTCGGTgactgtgtttaaaagctagcttgttttgcagatttttttccacattcttGTCAATTGAGAAAATATGTGGAAAGTTCATAGCATTACACCTCATCAATTACAGAAAAGGTTGTTTTGACGAGATTACTGCAGTTACCTGAACTCATCTCACAGAAAGCATAGAACGGTTCAGAATGATTTGGTTTGATAGCATAGATTCCACTGTTAACCTCTCCATTTATATATAACTCGCTGCAGTCCACAGGAAGGTCTGAAACACACAAATATATAGAAATAATATAAATAATGTATCAAAATGTCATTTTAAGctgcattatattatattttaaacTAACAAAACTGATTAATCATTTAAAATAATTACCATTTGTCAACCCGGTTGAGTTTCTTGGCAGATAATCAAACATATCAGAAGCTGAATGGTCTGAATCCATTGTCTTATCAGCGGTATCTTGGAAGGCGTCATAGTTTACCTGCAGACAGAACGCATAtgtttttaattcatttattATTTCACGTTTTTTATCCTTGTAGAAAGCAGTTATTTAAACATTCTCAGatgtattttactttttaaaagatGATGTTTGCATCCTCCACTACTACCTTATCCTCCAGAATTTTAATCTTGATTTTCTGGTGGTCCAGTTGATCGTGCTGCTCATTCACAGCTTTCAGTAGATTGCTGATTGTTTTCTCCTGAGCCCCAATTACTTCCTACAAAGTATTAAAACAGTAATTTAACACATGTTTACAATAATATGAATGAAATAGAAATTTCTTCTGTGCTTTCCTTCTAAGATTTGTGGAAGTGTTAATCAGTAACACAAACTTGCTACTGCTGAGGAGTATAAAGTTGATACAGCTCATGTTAACAGCTCTTGAGTACAACATCATTTGTGAAGATTTAAAGTAACTTTGCGTTCAACCAATTGCATGCAGTTCAGCTATGATTATAAAGGCTAACTTTTCTAGCATTTATAACTAAAGATTTTTATCATCACAGCCTTCTAACCTTGAGTGTTGTGATTTCGCTGAGCTGGTCAGCAGGGATCACGGTCTCAGACAATCCTTTCAGCCTCTCCTCAAGGCTTCCCACTTTGTTCTGCAGTTGTGTGCGCTCCTGCAGGATGTTGTTGATCTTCGAGTTGATTTCCAAAGACAAGTTCCTAATCTCCTCATTGTTGGCTTTCAAGATATTGGTGGTCTTCTTgagctcctcctcttcttctttgaTTTCTGATGTGACCACTGAGAGCTGGTAGAAAGAGCGGTCAAAAATGTTCAGCTTCTGGAAGATGTCGTTGATTTGCGCTTTGGTCTTGTGGACAAACTCCCGTAAACTCTGGCCAAGTTGGAGGAGGCCATTTGCAAGTAGGCGAACGTCGTCCAGCATGGCAAATCGAGATTTTGCTTCAAGTGAGCTCGCGTCCGTTGTGAGAACCTCAGAGACCGATGTGGGGTTCACTTGTCTATCTGAGATGTCCAGATGGAATGCGCACGTTGCTCCGGCTAGCACCAGCAACAGGCAAAACAACTTCATTATGATTGTCTTCATCAATGTACGACTGAGGACGGTTTTCTGTTCTGCCTCTTCTCAACAACTGTCTCCCTGTCGTAATGAGCTTGTCTCCTCTGCTGTTAAACTGATTGGAGAGCAGCGGGCTGTGCTGTGTTAAATACCGCCCTCACAGTAAAGGCTGGGGGGGAGGGGTTGCTGATTGTTAAACCCTactatgtttttagctttgcgtCCCACCTCCTCCTAAATCCCCATCCAGTCCTCCCTCTTCCAAACAAACAAATCCCAGTAGTGTGCAAATGACGTGCACCCTCCCTCTCTGCTAACCATTTAACCCCAGTTCCCCCCTGTGCACCACACCCTGCCCAACTCCCCATCTGTGGTTCAGCACTTTAGCTGATCAGCAGAAAGCCAACAATGGCCATCGCTGTTTTTGATGGATCGTCAGTCTAATCAATCTCAAACCTTCTAATCCTGCTCACACTTTGCTCTGATTGATAATGCTGTGTGTAATTAATGTTCCCAGGTCTGATTTAGAATCCTGCTGAATCAGCCCGGTCCTCGTCTCGTTTGGTGGGAAGGGGATAGGGCTCGACGTCTTTGGCAGGGTTGAGCTCCTGGGCATGAATGATGTTGGAGAGTTTAGATTCTGTGTTCTCATCTTTACAGTGTGATTGCTTGGTCTTGTCACTTAAAGCGTGATTTATGCCTGAAATGATTTTTAATGGTACCTGACATAAAGTAAACATAATTGCATTTGCTCATTTATTTGCAGTTTAATGCGTTGATTTCTGCAGTTggcaaaaagaacaaaacaacaatCTAGTCAGAGTCAAAGGCATTTTACGGAAATTCtttgtacattttttgttttgcatCAGGGTTTGTGTAAAACCAAATgatttaaataaagtttttaaaTCATTAATGCCTGAACGTTATTCACACTCAAAATATTCTACTGTGCAGTTTTGTGCTGCTGTACAAAGTTCATCCCTTAGATACTTCCTTGGTCTCGGAGCTCAAAGCAGCAAAAACTGTTAAGAAGCCATTGGAGCAACTTGTTTAAAAGGCTTACTGATCTGCAGAGAGAGGGTGGGAGGATTAACAGATGCAACACAGTACCGGTAAACCAGTAATCAGTAAAATAGATTAAGTGAACAGATGGGTTTGTTGCTGCACTCGAGTATTTCACACACCGAGTATTTCAAAAATAAAGTTATTGTGTGAATCATCATGAAAACATTTACTTTGGGGGAAAAATATATATCAGGCCATAAATCCACATTGAGCTTTGATTTTAAATATTAGTTTTGTGGCAATAATTTTCTAGTACTCAATCATTATAATGAGGTTTTTGTAATGTGTGGAGGTAGTGTAATTCGCTTGGTTCCCAATAATGGTAAATGTATATTTAAAGGCCAGAATTTGCCCAAATCCTGAGCCCATCCATTTTATAAGGTCAAAGCCTGAGACCTAACTGATGTGGTTTGTGCAGATTTATTCTCATGATTATAAGTAAAGAAAGTACGAAAAAGAAAACTTTacgaattattattatttactttagaAGACAGACAAATATTGCATTTGATATTTAATAACTGCTTTATTTTCCAGCTGTTTTTATCTAACACAATAAAAAAAAGCCCTATAATAATTTATCCCCCTCTTCTCTGTCAACCTTGTTTTGTTCCATCACATAGTGGTGAGAAGGGTAACCTCTTCTCTCAGTGTTGTCAGTTTTAACGGTGTCAAACCCGCACATTTCTTTCTATTTTTGCTGCTCTCCACAAGGACAATTGAAAGTTGTGGAGTTTGCAGCGTTTACTTTGCTCTGCTTGACTCTGATGACTGATTAACCCAGGTGGAATCTGAAGAGATAAATTGACCAATCACTGTGACTTCTATTTGCACACATTGATATTTTAGGTCTCTAGGAGGCTAAACCAGTCCAAGTTCAATAACCTACTTCAAAGCTGCCGTGACAGTTTTAGGGTCATGCTAGATTAATTTTAGCAGAAGAGGAAAATAAGTAAAATTCTGAAGATTCCCACACTTTCTTCTCAGTTGTGGTTCCAGCTGTGGTCTCTGCGGGTCTGTCCCCCACAGAATCAACGTCACTGCGGTTTTTGTCAGCTGATCTCAAGTTTATTTGCACTTCCTATGGCGGGGCCTCTTCTTCCTCCCCAGTTGTGTTAAAACCAGCTTGCATGTCACTGAAGTAGCACTGGTTTCCCTGACAATCTTTGGCAAATAAAGCTCAAAATGCACCTCGCATCAATGGGTTTTGGTAAAACGAGATGTGTGCTTCCACATGATGTACATGCACCTGACCAGTATAGCCTTTGCATAGAATTATCTCGGTGATCAATTTGGATAATCTGAGTTTTAATAATACTTTCTGTGTATTTCATATCACAAATAAATAATACCTCTCATCCTTTCATGGGGATTAACATTAGTGGACCAAGCCTCTTAAATTTACCAATCAGAGTTGGGTTACCGAACATTATGCCCTTTTCCTCTTTAATCGATAACTATAAATTATTGTGTAACTTTTTCAGGTAACTGGGTCGAGCACTCGTacgtttattgatttatttatgtgCATTTTACAGGTCTTATGTCTTTTCAGGACTCTGGTCAAGTGTGATAGTCTCAAATTAAGAGTTCTTCTTTTGGCTTTCAGGAATCTGCTGTATGTGAATCCTCAAAGTCTTAACTTTGCCAACCGCCAAGGTTCTGCACGCAACATCACTGTCAAAGTGCAATTTATGAATGGGGAGGATCCAAACAATGCAATGCAGGTATGCAAGCTAGTCAAGTCAacctttctgtaaaaaaaaaaaaaaatttcatatatatatatatatatatatatatatatatatatatatatttatatatgtgtgtgtatatatatatatatatatatatatatatatatatatatatatatatatatatatgtgtgtgtgtatatgtatatgtgtatatatatatatatatatatgtatgtatgtatgtatgtatatatatatgtttgtatgtatgtatgtatatgtatatatgtgtgtatatatatatatatatatatatatatatatatatatatatatatatatatatatatatatgtatatgtatatgtatatatgtgtgtatatatatatatatatatatatatatatatgtatatatatgtatatgtatgtgtatatatgtatgtatatatatgtatatatgtgtatatatatatatatatatgtatttgtatATAATTTTTATTCaatgatttggattttctgttgaTGATTCAGGACAATAGTTGAGTTGTAATATTGTTAGATGCTAGCATTATTCTGCTATGTTAGCATAGTTGTATTGTTGCTGCTTTTTAATTCTTCAGGTCATATTTGGGAAGTCGAGTTGTGCGGATTTCTATAAAGAGGCCTACACTGCGGTAGTGTACCACAACAGGTGAGCACGTTCGTACGTTTCTACTAgagcttaaccctttgatgcataatggtcactacagtggacaggtattcaaaattgtaatttatttatttttgctattatgcacagctgttgaagactttattgcatttgagcctctccatttggacttcagtaagtcaagccaacatatttcatgttcagaatgcacgctgtccactgaggtggacatgtaataaattatttgtaaattaacaaaacattacaaaagatatttgttgaaatttgtttcattcgcacctaaaaatgaatgaaaaaaattgtttaaaaaatcttggttgaagatttcgtaattcatgcatcaaagggttaattatgCATCTAGAAAGATTCTATTATTGTGGTTATATCTGATCTCACATTCCAATTCCAtcccccaaaaaccagtttcttaTTTTCCACTTcattataaaaaaaacaaaaaaactactcATTCTGGTATTTTTTGATTTTTTCAGATCCAGAGCTAAAAGAAATAGTTTCCATGAGAAATGAGGGCCCTGCTTTGACCCGTTTAAACACAGTTTTGGTCATTTTCATTCTGAAGTCAGTCCTAGTGGATTTGTTAATGTTCTGGTTTAATGTTTTGGGTTGTTTGTTTCTGCTGAGGGCCTGTAAAGAGAGTTTTCTCTTATGGGACCTTGAAAAAATCAGTAGAAATGAATTTTAAGTAATGTAATTGGATTATTTTTTCAATCACTTAACCATCTCACAGAACTTTTGGTCTTTCTTGAGATAACAATAGATTTCAGATTTCTTGTAGTCTTTCTTAAAACTACAAGCCTGCTAGCCTGGtgtgccagacttgtcctctaattctacacagagaaagatggcttcccataaggaagcatggggctggctaaTCAGGCTACAAGCTTGCACCATAAAAGCTGCAGAAGTCTTTACTATAACTGTACTCAAAATGTAAAATGTAGTGATAAAGCAAAGATAGCTTAGTTAAATAGATTAATGTtacagttcaattcagtttatttatatagcgccaattcACTACAAAATTAttttcaaggcactttacaaagtaccgaattttccggactataagtcgcactttttttcatagtctggctggtcctgcgacttatataccaaagtgacttatataccaaattatgtataccgcgctgctgcgggccagctccggtccaggtttcagctcctctgccccgacatcacctgctggagcctgtggcgagctgctgcgggccggctccgactcaggaatgagctcccctgtcccgctgggagggtttcaaacaccaccatcacctgctgcaacctgtggcggggtgctacgGGTGCTCTCCCTGcccactgggagggtttgaaacactgccatcctctgatggagaccgtggcgcgctgctgcgcctgcgttgtttattctgttagtgttaccggtacttgtcttgcaatgtgaaacgcttggtctcagattttgtcagaaaaataataaaatttccccccaaaatgcgacttatagtccagtgcaacttatatatgtttttttcctcttcattatacattttatggctggtgcgacttatactctggaaaatacggtaaacattccaattgaacctacttatcagtgcacTGAGCTCTGTTCATTATACCGATTCGTTAAAAGATTTCTATGCAAGAaagcccagcagattgcatcgagtctctgacttgttgtgtcagagactttacagcaatcctgatacttagcaagcatgtagcgacagtggagaggaaaactaccCTTCAACAGGAAGatacctccaacagaacctggatcagtatgagcagccatctgctGTGACTTCTCTGGGTTTGAGAAGAAAGAACTGATGAACTAGTAGTAGTACATTgagtacagaaagtattcagtcccctgtcaatttttcactctttgttgtATTGCAgctatttgctaaaatcaattaaataaaaatgttcctcattaatgtacacacaacacCCCATATGGACAGAATTTAAGAAATTAAAGCAGATTTATTAAAAGttatatttcagtttttcttttttaactcaTCTGCATAAATGGGGTGCTGTCCATACATTAATGAGGAATAAAATGCACAGTTGACAGCCGTAGTGAGTACAGAGTACTTTCCATACCCTCTGTACTTTTtatgttaaagaaagtaaaaagtgagtatcaggagagggagaatgttcagAGGTTGGCAGTAGTGTGCCAGCCGATGACTCCCTCCAGGACGGCATCACAGCTTTGCGGAACGTTAGATTTGGTGTAGCTTTGAGAAAAcatagttaacagctgaaataacaggaagTAATGCAATTTGAGTGTAATGGTAGAGGAAGGTAAGCCTGGCAAGCCgtcatatatgtgaatatattagTCTGGCCATGAGCCATAGACGgatctcagtcgtggggcaggatctatggttgtctttcaatttGTTGTCTTTGCAAACAATGAGATGTGCTGACTGCTTCGGATGTCCGTCACCATACACCGTTCAaggagatgcaaatacatccattTTCAGTCGCTTATCCCGCGttgggtcgcggggacagcagcctaagtcgagaggcccagacttccctctcccccggTGACTTGGACCAGCTTTtccggggggaatcccaaggtgttccctggctagctgagagacatagtccctccagcgtgtcctgggtcttcctttggatctcctcccagttggacgtgcctggaaatcctcaccagggaggtgtccaggagacatctgaccagatgcccgagccacctcaactggcacttCTCAACCGGGAGGAGCAGCTCagtatgacagagcttctcaccctatcgctaagggagagcccagccaccctgcggagaaaactcattttgcgaTCCCGTTCTtttgatcactacccaaagcttgtgaccacaggCGACATCCACTGGGCTGCCTATTGAGTGCCGCTGCTCTAAAATGAGAGGCAAAATGTCTTCAACATAACCAGAAAAGTCCAGCTGTTTTCAACTAAAACTGAGGATAAACGTAttcaggatgactgagaatcgaCATCTACAAGCTGCAGCAACGATTCAGTCAGAAGGGaaactgaaacttaaatgtagctgctgtcagtaacaatctaacagatttaaaactctcaacaggctaaataataaaaaaagaaataataaatCTCAACATTGCGTGTTGTAAGAATTTTATatgattt is a genomic window containing:
- the angptl3 gene encoding angiopoietin-related protein 3; amino-acid sequence: MKTIIMKLFCLLLVLAGATCAFHLDISDRQVNPTSVSEVLTTDASSLEAKSRFAMLDDVRLLANGLLQLGQSLREFVHKTKAQINDIFQKLNIFDRSFYQLSVVTSEIKEEEEELKKTTNILKANNEEIRNLSLEINSKINNILQERTQLQNKVGSLEERLKGLSETVIPADQLSEITTLKEVIGAQEKTISNLLKAVNEQHDQLDHQKIKIKILEDKVNYDAFQDTADKTMDSDHSASDMFDYLPRNSTGLTNDLPVDCSELYINGEVNSGIYAIKPNHSEPFYAFCEMSSGTGSTVIQRRTDGSVDFDKTWEMYEKGFGVMEKDFWLGLQKIQSFTQHQAYILRIDVEDWKEEKHWAEYNFSVEGPSEDYALHVSHFSGDLPDAMSNITGAKFSTKDKNNDNCNLDCARSCSGGWWLSACSETSFNGKYFWLRAKGRSLRRKGIQWKPGTGSSYSFKMTKISLRRVPDSGI